Sequence from the Rhodococcus jostii RHA1 genome:
CCAAGGACGTCGACGCCATGCAGCCGCACATCCGCGCGTTCGTGGAGCGGGCGATCACGTTCGCCACCTGCCCCGACTGCGACGGCACCCGACTCAGCGAGGGGGCGCGATCGTCGAAGATCAAGGGCAAGAACATCGCCGACGTCTGCTCGATGCAGATCAGCGACCTCGCCGACTGGGTCCGCGGCCTGAAGGAACCGTCGGTGGCCCCGCTGCTCACCGGGCTGCAGCATCTGCTCGACTCGTTCACGGAGATCGGGTTGGGGTACCTCTCCCTCGACCGGCCGTCGGGCACCCTGTCCGGTGGAGAGGCGCAGCGCACGAAGATGATCCGGCACCTCGGTTCGTCGCTCACCGACGTCACGTACGTCTTCGACGAGCCGACCATCGGCCTGCACCCGCACGACATCCAGAGGATGAACGGCCTGCTGCTGCAGTTGCGCGACAAGGGCAACACGGTGCTGGTCGTGGAGCACAAGCCGGAGGCGATCGCGATCGCCGACCACGTCGTCGACCTCGGACCGCGCGCCGGCACCGAGGGTGGCCAGGTGGTGTTCGAGGGCACCGTCGAGGGGCTGCGGTCCAGTGACACGCTCACCGGGCGGCACCTGGACGACCGGGCGTCGCTGAAACAGTCGGTGCGCACACCGTCGGGGGCGCTCGAGGTGCGTGGCGCAGACAGCCACAACCTGTGCGGCGTCGACGTCGACATTCCACTCGGCATGCTGGTGGTCGTGACCGGTGTGGCGGGGTCGGGCAAGAGTTCGCTGATCCACGGTTCGGTGTCCGGGCGGGACGGCGTGGTGTCGATCGACCAGGGCGCGATCAAGGGTTCCCGGCGAAGCAACCCGGCGACCTACACCGGGCTGCTCGAGCCGATCCGCAAGGCGTTCGCGAAGGCCAACGGCGTGAAGCCGGCGCTCTTCAGTTCCAATTCCGAGGGCGCGTGCCCCACGTGCAACGGCGCCGGTGTCATCTACACCGACCTGGGTGTGATGGCCACCGTCGAATCCCCCTGCGAGGAGTGCGAGGGGAAGCGGTTCCAGGCCGAGGTGCTCGAGTACACGCTGGGCGGCCGGAATATCGCCGAAGTGCTCGCGATGCCGGTGGCCGAGGCCGAGGAGTTCTTCGGTTCCGGCGAGGCGCGGATCCCGGCGGCGCACAAGATTCTGCAGAGGCTCGCCGACGTCGGGCTCGGCTACCTCAGCCTCGGGCAGCCGCTCACCACGCTGTCCGGCGGCGAACGGCAGCGGCTCAAGCTGGCCACCGCCATGGCCGACAAGGGCGACACCTACGTCCTCGACGAACCGACCACCGGCCTTCACCTCGCCGACGTCGAACAGTTGCTCGGACTGCTCGACCGGCTCGTCGACTCCGGTAAGTCGGTCATCGTCATCGAGCATCACCAGGCGGTCATGGCGCACGCCGACTGGATCATCGACCTCGGTCCGGGCGCCGGCCACGACGGTGGCCGGATCGTGTTCGAGGGCAGGCCGGAGGATCTGGTGTCCGCCCGCTCCACCCTCACCGGCGAGCACCTCGCGGCCTACGTCGGCACCTGATCGAGGCGCTCGTCGAGATGTGCCCCCGGTTGCCACGGCCGCCGGGGGCTTTCGCGTTCGGTGGCCGGCATTGGGCCGCAGTGCAACTGTGACGCCCGCCACGCGGATTCTGCCGAACCTAGACGTGCGGTGCCGAACTGAGACGTCGCCACCCTCCGCCCGGTCATAGCGTCACGTTCCATCAGTGACCACAGACACGACAGGAGAGTGGAATGTCCGATCTCAACGCCGCGCTCGGCAAGGTTCTCGACAGCGTGACCGAGGAAGGTGCGCCGAGGGTGCCCGGAGTGGTGGCGATGGTGACCGATCGCGACCGCACGGTGTTCGAGGGCGCCGCCGGGGTGCGGTCCCTGGCCGACGGCGAGCCGATGACCGCCGACACCGTGTTCGCGATCTTCTCCACCACCAAGGCGATCACCGGGACCACCGTGCTGCAGTGCGTCGAAGAGGGTCTGCTCGACCTCGACGCGCCCGCCCGCGAATACGTTACGGAACTCGGTGACATTCAGGTCATCGAGGGATTCGACGCCCACGGCGATCCGGTGCTGAGGGCACCGAAGCGGGACATCACCACGCGGATGCTGTTGTTGCACACCGCCGGATTCGGATACGACTTCTTCGACGAGACCTACAACCGGTTGGGGGTGGAGCACGACCAGCCCGGCGTGATCACCGCGACCCGGGCGTCGCTGACCACGCCGTTGCTCTTCGATCCGGGCGAGAAGTGGCAGTACGGGACGAACATCGACTGGGCCGGCCAGGTGGTCGAGGCGATCCGCGGCAAGCGGCTCGGCGAGGTGATGGCCGAGCGGGTGTTCGCGCCCCTCGGCATGCACGACACAGCTTTCACCCTGACCGGATCGATGGCGGCCCGGCGCGCGACCATTCACCAGCGGGAGGAGGACGGCCGGCTCACTCCCTTGGATCTGGTGCTGCCGCAGGCTCCCGAGATCGACATGGGCGGGCACGGCCTCTACTCCACGGTGGGCGACTACCTGAAGTTCCTGCGGATGTGGCTGAACGACGGAGACGCCCCCGGTGGCCGAGTGCTGCGGGCCGACACCGTGCAGGCCGCCGTGTGCAACGGCCTCGAGGGACAAGAGGTCGGGATGCTGCCTGCCGTGATACCCGCCCTCACCAACGACGCCGAATTCTTTCCCGGACAGCGTAAGTCGTGGGCGTACACGTTCATGGTGAACGAAGAGGACGCACCCACCGGCCGGCCCCGGGGGTCGCTCGGGTGGGCCGGGCTCGCCAACTCGTACTACTGGATCGATCGTCGCAACGGAATCGCCGGGTACTGGGCCACCCAGGTCCTGCCGTTCGCCGATCCCGTGTCGTTCGGCGGCTACCTGGACTTCGAGACGGCGGCGTACCGTCACGCCACTCTGGGCTCACCCGTCTAGGTCGGTCTCGAAGCCGGTTTTCCACTGGATGGCCGGTGGCCCTGCCCGGTACGATCGCGGGATTGTCTTCACCGCTGGGAGCCCATGAGGTTCGTGTGTGGGCTCCCGGCAGTTCCCGGGCTGAGAGCAGGTTTCGTCATGGCATGTCGTATCAGTGAGCTCGTGCTCGGTTGCCGCGACCCTGAGCTGCTTTCGCGGTTCTGGTGCGAGGTCCTGGACTTCGTCGTGCTCGATCACGAGGACGACGGGTCGGTGGAGATCGGGCCGCGCGAAGGGTTCGGCGGTCCGCAGCCGACGATCATCCTCAGCCGCAGGGATGAGCCGGAGAAGGGGAAATCCCGGCTGCACATCGACGTCAACGCCACCGACCGCGATCAGGACGCCGAGCTCGAACGCCTACTGAAGCTCGGTGCGCGCCCGGCCGACATCGGCCAGACAGGGCAGGAGCAGTGGCATGTCCTGGCCGACCCCGAAGGCAATGAGTTCTGCCTGCTGAAGGCTCGCCTGGACCCACTCTGATGCTCACCGGTCGGGGTCAGCGCAGGTCGGCGAGCTTACGCCCCAGCACCGTCCGCTCGCGCTCGTTGCCGCACAACCGCACGGCCGCCTCGAATTCGGTGCGTGCCTCGTCGGTGCGTCCCAGGCGGGTGAGCAGTTCGCCGCGAACGCTCGGCAGCAGGTGCGAATTCGACAGCGCCTGGGCGGCCACCAGCTCGTCCACGATCGGCAGCGCCGCGGCCGGTCCCTGGGCCATGGAGACCGCCACCGCCCGGTTGAGGTCGATCACCGGTGACGGCGCGAGCCGACCGAGTGCCTCGTAGATGAGGACGATCCGCTCCCAGTTCGTCGCGTCGACGGACGGCGCGACGGCATGACATTCGGCGATCGCCGCCTGCAGGCCGTAGGCGCCCAGCCCGCGGCCGACCTGCTCCGCGCGGGCGAGGGCGGCGCGTCCCCGGCGGATCGCGGTGCGGTCCCAGCGGCGGCGGTCCTGGTCCTCGAGCAGCACCGGCTCGCCGTCCGCCCCGGTGCGCGCCGGGAACCGCGCCGCGGTCAGTTCGAGCAGCGCCAGCAGACCGTGCACCTCCGGCTCGTCGGGCACCAGCCGAGCCAGCACCCGAGCGAGGCGCTGCGCCTCGCTCGCGAGGTCGAGGCGGATCAGATCGTCACCGGAGCTGGCCGAGGACCCTTCGGTGAAGATCAGGTAGATCACGCTGAGCACCGAGCCGAGTCGCCCGGTCCGCTCAGCGGCGGGCGGCACTTCGAACGGCACCCGGGCCGCCCCGAGGGTCTTCTTCGCCCGGGTGATCCGGGCCTGCACGGTCGCGGTCGGCACGAGGAACACCTTCGCGATCTCGTCGCTCGTCAGACCGCCGACCACCCGCAGGGTGAGCGCGACCCTCGCCTCCCGCGACAGCACGGGGTGGCAGGAGATGAACATCAACGCCAGCATGTCGTCGTCGATCTGGTCCGGATCCCACAGCACGTCCCCGGTGCCCCGGGCCGGATCGGCGGGCCCGCTGCCCGAGACGGCGCCGCCCTCGCTCAGGTCGTGAGCGAGGACGGCGTACCTCTCGTCGAGGGCGGAGCGCCGACGGAACGCGTCGATCGCGCGGCGCCGGCCGACGGTGAGCAACCATCCCGCGGGGTTGTGGGGGATACCGTCGCGTGGCCAGCTCACGAGTGCCTCGGCCAGCGCCTCCTGGGCGAGGTCCTCGGCCAGCGCGAAATCGCCGGTGTACCGCGCGAGCGCACCGACGATCCGTGCCGACTCGATCCGCCAGACGGCGGCGACGGCCTCACGGTTGGTGTGGCCGTCACCCGTCGATCCGCTCAGAGCTGACCGGTCGCTTCGCGCCACGCCCGCTCCTTCTGGATCCACACGTTGTCCTGCGGGAACTCGTCGATCGTCGCGACCCGGCGGATCTCTGCTTTGGAACCGGGACCAGCCATCGGGGCACGCTTGGCCCACTCGACAGCCTCCTCCTTCGACGCGACATTGAGCATCCAGAAGCCGCCGAACAACTCCTTCGTCTCGCCGTAGGGGCCGTCGGTCACGACAGGTGTTTCCGAGGAGTAGTCGACCACCACACCCGATTCGGGGTCGGGGTCCAGACCCTCGGCCGCGAGCAGCACGCCGGCGCGGATCATCTCGTCGTTGAACTTGCCCATCGCTTCCATGATCTCGGTGAAATCAACGTCCTGGGACGCCGCGAAGGTCTCGTCGGTGGCGCGCATGATCAGCATGTACTTCATGGTTCCGTCTCCTTGGATGTCGGGGTCCCTCTTGGACCTTCTCATCCTCAGGTCGAACGGGGAGTGACATGGATCGACACACTCGCCGAAATCTTTTTCGAACCTATCGCGCCCGGCCGGCTCGGCGCCGGTCGGTTTCGGTGGTGCCGCCCCATATTCCGTGGGTTTCGCGGTGTTCGGTTGCGTGTGCTCGGCATTGCCGGGCGACGACGCACCCGTTGCAGATCTGTTTGGCGCGTCGTTCACGCCGGATCCGGGCGCCGCGTCGTTCGCCGTCCGGAGCGAAGAAGGCGGCGGGCTCGGTGGTGCGGCAGTGGGCGCGGTACCGCCATCCCCAGCGTTCGGCTGCGGTGGTGGGTAGGTCGTGAATTGTCGTGTGGTCGATCATCGGGTGTCCCGGGGATTCGGGCGGTGGACGGTGGGTACCGTCCACCGCGGTGGCTGCACCGACTCAGTGCAGGTGGCTGCCGCCGTTGATGTCGACGGTGGTGCCGGTGAGGTACGCGGCGTCCTGCGAGGACAGGAAGGTGATGACGGCGGCGACCTCGGTGGTGGTCGCGACCCGGCCGAGGGGGATGTCGCGGCAGAGTGCGGCTTCCTGTTCGGCGGTGCTGCCCACGCGGATGCTGGTGTCGACCGCACCGGGGGTGACGGCGTTGACGGTGACTCCGCTGTCACCGAGTTCCCGTGCGAGTGACTTGGTGAAACCGAGAACCGCGGCTTTGGCGGACGAGTAGGGCACCTTGCCGAAGACGCCGCCACCCCGCTGGGCGGAAACGGACGACATGTTCACCACACGCCCCCAGCCGTTGTCGATCATGGCCGGCAGGAACGCGCGGGTGACGAGGTAGGTGCCGGTGGCGTTGACCGCCATCACCTTGTTCCACAGTTCCAGCGTGGTCTCGAGGAACGGCACCGGCGAGGTGATGCCGGCGATGTTCGCGAGCGCACCCACAGCGGGGAGGTTGCCGCCGGCGACTTCGGCGGCGACACCGTCGTGCGCCCGCTGGACCGAGTTCTCGTCGGCGACGTCGATGTCGTGACCGAAGGCCGGTACCCCGAACTCGTTGCCGATCTCGGCGGCGACCTTCGCGGACTTCTCCCCGTCGAGGTCGAGAACGACGATCGCCCAGCCCTCTTCGGCGTAGCGGCGGGCGGTGGCGAGACCGATCCCGCGCTCGGAGGTGGCGCCGGTGATGACGGCGGTGCGCTGAATGGACGACATGATCGCTCCTCGTGTTGCTGGAATCGCGCGTCCCGTCCGATGCGGTGGAGAACAGGGAGGTCGACGGCGCGGTAGGTGACTGCCACCACAGTAAGCCGATCAACTGTTAACAGTCAACCGTCGGCGGGTAACGGTTGACATATCGACGTGGCTCGGATCACACTGTTGGAACCGCACTGTTGACAGTCAACAAATCGGCGGCAATCGTAGAAACCGGCAGCTCGAAGAGGAGTCCCCATGAGTACCGAAACACTCAGGATGCGAGGTCCTGTCCATGGCACCAAGGACGCGAAGCGCGTAGCAATCGGCTCCTCGGTGGGTGCCGTCATCGAAACGTACGACTTCATCGGCTTCGGCACGGCCGCCGCGCTGTACTTCGGTACCGCCTTCTTCCCGGGCGCCGACCCGGTCACCGGAACACTCGCCGCGTTCGCGACGCTGGGTGTCGGCTTTGCGGCGCGCCCGCTCGGCGGGGTGCTCGGCGGACATCTCGGAGACAAGCTGGGCCGCAAGCCCGTGCTGGTGGCGTCGCTGATCGCGATGGGTCTCGCGACCTTCGCGATCGGCCTGCTGCCCACCTATTCGCAGGTGGGGCTCATCGCGCCGGTGCTGCTGGTCCTCGTCCGCGTCGTCCAGGGCCTCGCGTTCGGCGCCGAGTGGGGCGGTGCGATCCTGATGAGCTACGAGCACGCCCCCTGGAAGTCCAAGGGCAAGTTCACCGGCATCGTGCAGGCCGGCTTCCCCGTCGGACTGCTGCTGGCGAATCTGGTGTTCCTGTTCAGCGTGCACCTCGGCGGCGACTGGGCCTGGCGGGTGCCGTTCCTCGCCAGCATCGTCCTGGTGATGGTCGGCCTGGTCATCAGGTCGAAGGTGCCCGAGTCCCCAGTCTTCGAGGACGTCAAGAACGAGGGCGACATCGTCAAGTCCCCGGTACTCGAATCCATCAAATACGACTGGCGAAACATTCTGCGCGGCATCGGCCTTCGAGTCGCCGAGACGGCCGGTTACGCGGTGTCGATCACCTACATGATCTCCTACCTGCACAACCAGGGTCTCGCCGGGAAGTCCGAAACCCTTGTCGCCCTCTGCATCGCGTCCGCAATCGGCATCTTCGCCACCGTCGCCTGGGCCCGACTCACCGACCGTATCGGACGACGCCCCCTCTACATCGCGTCCTGCGCCTTCGCGGCACTGTTCGGAATCCCGATGTTCCTTCTGGTCAACACCGGCCTGTTCATCCTGGTCATCGCCACCATCGTGATCGCCTACGCGGTCTGCCAGAATTCGATGGCGGGAGCGCAGGGTGCGTGGTTCCCCGAACTCTTCGACGCCTCACGCCGCGCCTCGGGAGCGTCCCTCGCCTATCAGATCTCGGCGATGGTCTCCGGCTTCACGCCCTTCGTCACCACATTGCTGTTCGTCTCCTTCGGCTGGTGGGGGCCGGCGCTGCTGTTCAGCACGTACGCCCTGATCGGACTGTGGGCGGCGTTGATCACCAGGGAGACCTGGGGACCCACCGAACGGCGCCTCGCCGCCGAGGCTGCGGCGCGCGCCGATTCCAAAAGCGTCGACGCGCCGACGTCCACCGGCACCACGCCCACGATCCGCAAGGAAAAGGAACTCCTGTGACCACCACAACCGCCACCACCGCGGCCGAAGACACGACCAGTGACGCGTCGCGCATCGCGAACGTCGAACAGTTCGCCTACCGCATGCGGCACAACGTCCTCGACATGGGTGAGGAACAGGGCCAGGGATACGTCGGGCAGGCGCTCGGAGCCGCCGACATCTTCGCCACCGTCTACGCCGACCAACTACGTTACCGCGCAGACGATCCCGCATGGGAGGGCCGAGACCGGTTCCTTCTGTCCACCGGCCACTACGCCATCGGCCACTACGCCGCGCTCGCCGAGGCCGGAATCATCCCCCGCAGCGAACTGGAAACCTACGGCTCCGACGACTCCCGGCTCCCGATGTCGGCGATGTCCACGTACACCCCCGGCATGGAAATTTCCGGCGGCTCCCTCGGCCACGGTCTCACCATCGCGGTCGGGATGGCACTCGGGCTGCGTCACCAGCATTCCACCGCCCGTGTCTTCAACTTCCTCTCCGACGGCGAACTCGACGAGGGTTCGACGTGGGAGGCGGCCATGGGCGCCCATCACCACCGGCTCGGCAATCTCACCGCGATGGTCGACATCAACGCCCTCCAAGCCGACGGTGCGACCTCGACGGTGCTGAGCACCGAACCCGTGCACGACAAGTGGGCGGCCTGCGGGTGGCACGTCGAACGCGTCGACGGCAACGACGTCACCGCACTGGTGCGCGCGTTCGACAGCGCCGCCGCCGAATCCGACGGCAAGCCGTCGATCATCCTCTGCGACACCCGCGTCGGGAAGGGCGTGCCCCTGCTCGAGACCCGGGAGAAGGCGCACTTCATGCGCATCGACGAACACGAGTGGCAGATCTGCCGCGACCAGCTCACCGCCGGCTTCGACCACAAGGACGCCTGACATGACCACCGCCAGCAAGCCCAAGCTCAAGACGTCGGCCATGATCGCGTCGTTCGTCGACGAGGGGCAGAAGACGACGTCCGCACCGTTCGGACACGCCCTGGTGAAGGCCGCCCGGGAGAACGACAAGATCGTCGGCCTGTCCGCCGACCTCGCCAAGTACACCGACATGCACATCTTCGCGCAGGAGTTCCCCGACCGGTTCTTCCAGATGGGGATGGCCGAACAGCTGCTGCTCGGAGCCGCCGCCGGGATGGCCGAGACCGGCCTGGTGCCGTTCGCGTCCACGTATTCGGTGTTCGCTGCGCGCCGCGCCTACGACTTCCTGTGCCTCGACATCGCCGAACCGAACCTCAACGTCAACATCATCGGTGGGCTCCCCGGACTGACCACCGGCTACGGGCCCAGCCATCAGGCCACCGAGGACATGGCCATCTTCCGGGGCATCCCCAACCTCACCATCGTCGACCCGTGCGACTCGATCGACATCGAACAGGCCGTCCCGCAGCTCGCCGCCTCCGACGGTCCCACCTACCTGCGGCTGCTGCGGGGGAAGGTCGCGACCGTGCTCGACGAGTACGACTACACGTTCGAACTGGGCAAGGCCAAGGTGCTCCGTGGCGGCAACGACGTCGTGTTCGTCACCAGTGGCCTGATGACGATGCGCGCGCTGCAGGCCGCCGACCGACTCGCCGCGCACAACGTCGACGTCGCGGTCGTCCACACGCCGACGATCAAACCGTTCGACGCCGAGACCGTCCTCGCGGAGGTGAACACCGACCGACTGGTGGTCACCCTGGAGAACCACACCGTGATCGGCGGTCTCTTCGAGACGGTGGCCGCCGCCGTCGTCACGGCCGGGCTCGGCAAGCGGATCGTGCCGATCGCTCTCCCCGACCAGTTCCTCGACGCCGGTGCCCTGCCCACCCTGCACGAGCGGTACGGCCTGAGCACGGACCGGATCGTCGCCAAGGTTCTGGGCGAACTGGCATGACCAGCGCGTACGGCCCACGCCGCAGCCCGGGCGGCGCGGGCCGTACGATGGCTGTCAACAGATTGCTGTCAACAGACCGCTGTCGACTGTTGATCGCTGACCCCACGGAGGCACCCATGGCCGGACAACCCGCCGCACTGCTCGGGCTGGAGAAGACCAGCCTCCGTCAGCAAGCCGTCGCCGCCCTGCGGGTCGCGATCACCAGCGGGGAGCTGGCGCCGAGCAGCCCGCTCGTGGAGACCGAACTGTCCGAGATGCTGCAGATCAGCCGCGGCACGCTCCGCGAGGCGATGCGGCAACTCCAGCAGGAGGGGTTGATCTCCGCCGGCGCGCGGGGCCGGCTGTACGTCCGGCACCTCGATTCCAAGGAGATCCGCGACATCTTCGCCGTCCGCGCCGCACTCGAGGCGCTGGCCGTCCGGGAACTCGCCGGCCTGGCCGACCGCACCACCGTCATCGCGGAACTGCGCGCCGCCCTCGACGTCATGGACACCGCCGTCCTCGAAGCCCGCATCGAGGCCGACCTGAACTTTCACCGCACCATGTGCTCCCTGACCGGTAACGACACACTCCTGCACTCGTGGATCTCCCTCGAAGGATCGATCCGGATGTCGATCATGTTCGCCGGCCTCGACCGCGCCGTCGGCAACATGGACGTCGGCCGCCACAGCGCCATCGTCGACGCCATCGAAACCGGCGACGCCGACGAAGCGGCCAAAGCGATTCAGACGCACATGGACTGGGCCTCAGCGAATCTGGTGTCCTGACCCAGGTGAGTGGGAAAGAGTGCGGGCACACGCTTTGCCGGTCACGTACCCGGGACAGGCCGCCGTGTCACCCGCCGACGACACACGCGGGCTCGGTGGCGTCGAGTGTGGTCCATGCCCGTCGGCGGGCGTCGATCGGTGTGCCGGCGAGGATGCGGGCGCGGCGGTGCCCGGGTTCGAGCAGCACTGTCGCGAGGGTGGCCCAGCGCTGACCGAAGACGGCGTCCGGGGCGGGGACGCAGCACAGCTGGGGCTGCCCCGGATCGGAATACAGGTACTCGACGAGGTGATCGGCGACGGCCGGCTCGGCGTACCGCTGCTGCCGTGAGGCGATCAGACCGTAGCGGTCCTGCGAGTCCGGCTCGTACAGACCGGTCTTCTCGCGGGCGGCGTTGGCCGGGTCGAGGAAGTGGTTGGTGTGCGTCAGGAATCCGCGGCTCGGGCGGAGCGTCGCGACGCCGACGGGGCTGACCTCGGCACAAGCGACGGTGTCCGGGTCGAGCAGGGTCAATGCGCCCGAGGTGGCGATCGGTGCCGAGCGCAGCAGTTCGAGGGCTTCGTCGACGGTTCCGGCTTCACCGAGGACCGCCGCCGACAGGACGTGCACGGGCACCCCGGCCGGTGCGTCGTCGCGGTGGCCGAGGATGTTGAAGAAGATTCCGAGACCCGCGCTGTTCATGCCGATCTTGCCGAGGATGCCGTGCTCGGTCAGCCCCACGTAACTGTGGCGGGTTCCGCGCACCTGATGGGTGTGCCAGTACGGGTCCAATTCCTCGTGCCAGTCCCAGGTCTGGACGCCGAACGGCGCCGACGGACGATCCGCGGGTGCGTAGGCGATGGTGGAGCACTCGCCGGGACGGGCCGCGGTTGCCTGCGACAGGATCTCCGTCCGGCCGCTGAGCGCCATCACGTGCCAGGGCTCGAGCCCGGCGCCGGCCGCGATGCCTTCGATCTCCTCGAGGTACCGGGGGC
This genomic interval carries:
- a CDS encoding C45 family autoproteolytic acyltransferase/hydolase; protein product: MTESTTARPHVCVDDTRPHERGIARGTQLRTDLPASVELYLRLFDTVGVTESRTRDSAHRLADVLAAWSPRYLEEIEGIAAGAGLEPWHVMALSGRTEILSQATAARPGECSTIAYAPADRPSAPFGVQTWDWHEELDPYWHTHQVRGTRHSYVGLTEHGILGKIGMNSAGLGIFFNILGHRDDAPAGVPVHVLSAAVLGEAGTVDEALELLRSAPIATSGALTLLDPDTVACAEVSPVGVATLRPSRGFLTHTNHFLDPANAAREKTGLYEPDSQDRYGLIASRQQRYAEPAVADHLVEYLYSDPGQPQLCCVPAPDAVFGQRWATLATVLLEPGHRRARILAGTPIDARRRAWTTLDATEPACVVGG